The sequence below is a genomic window from Corynebacterium afermentans subsp. afermentans.
AAGTTCCCGGGAAGAGAGCTCGAATTTCCTTGGCCGCAGTGTCCGTGTGACCCACGTCTTCGTAGGGGAGCAGGCTGACTGGGACTTTGCCCGGCTTCTCATCGAGGTAGGACTTGTAACGGAAGCGCCCTTCACCGCCCTGGGTGAGCCAGAAACGGGGCCAGTTCCCTTGCGTGTAACGCTTCTTGCCATCCTGAAGGGCTCGACCCACATCGCCAGTTAATACGATGGCTTTGACGCCCCTCCGGACCTCATCAACCTCAATTCCGCAAAGTTGGGCTCTTGTTTCTTCATCTCCAATGTCTACCAGAGCATATTGAGTTGAGTAGTGCTTCATCTCCTCCAGTACGTCTTCTTGACCTTGTGCCCAGTGACGTCCGCGCGTCGGGTACAACAGTTCCCCGTTAATTGGGTGCTGGATAGCGTAAACCATTCCCTGGTGGGTGCTGGCGCCGGAAGCGGTTGCATCGGAGTTTGCCCATACCCCTCGGTGGTCCCCATCGGGATTTGAGTATCTAGAGTCCATGTCGGCAGTTCGTGGGAGCCGATTAGGAATGAACGCCGAAGACTTCCGGTAGACCAAAATCACATCTGTCACACTCGGGATACCCTTTGAATCATTACGAGGAGAGTATGTCTTCTCCCAGGTCATCTCCGTGACGAAGTTCCCGCTGCCGAATACCTCATCCATAAGAACTCTCATCCGGTGGTTCTCAACGTCGTCCAGGTGAACCCAGATCGAACCGTCATCGCTAAGAAGCTTGCGTAGGTGAACCAGGCGGTCACGCATCATGGTGAGCCATACGGAATGTTCGAGGTTGTCCTCGTAGTTAGCGAAGGTTTGCGCGGTGTTAAAAGGAGGGTCGATGTAAATGCACTTCACCTTGCCGAGGTACTTCTCGCGTAACTCCGGCACGCGAGTGAGGGCTTCAAGCACGTCGCCGGACTCACCGAGGATCAGCAAATTGTCCTCAGTCGGGGCTAGATCTGCCCGCTCCGAGTATTGCGTGTCCTCGTCCTTTGGCGATTGCTCGCCCGTGACTACTTCGTCAACAACGAGTGCCCGAGTCTCGCAGTACCGCGGGTCTTTCGGGTCAACCCACTCGTATGCGTAGCGTCCTTCTTCACTGGGAATGAGCGCCTTTTCCTTGTTGTACCAGGTCAATTCAAGTAGTTGCTTCGCTCCGGCCACCGTTTCGCTGCCTCGTTTCGTCTGTCGGGGCTGTCCAATAATTCGCACTTTATGGTAGCCGGGGCAGCGACAGGCACGGAAGAAAATACGTCCAGAGACGAACATATTCTTGGATCGCGAGTGTGGTGGGCGCGTCACCGATCGAAACGGTGTACCGGATTATTTCGACTAAGCGGTCCAAGACGACTCGTCGCCCCGTTAAATTTGAGCGAGAGCTCCGGAAAAAGTTTCCGAAACCCTCGAGAAAAGCGTGCCCCAGGTGAGACTCGAACTCACACTGGACGGGTTTTGAATCCGTTGCCTCTGCCAATTGGGCTACTGGGGCATCGCCGGAAAGTATAAAGCAGCGTCGCCCCTGAGCGTGAATCGCCCTGTGGGACAAGCCCACAGGCAGCGAAATCAGAACGGAAGCTGGCCGCGGACCTGATTAAGTGCAGACTTTGCGGCCGGCGGCAGCGGCAGAGAGTCCGCGTTGAGAACTGCGAAACCGAGCGCGCCTAGCAGTGCGGCCAGGACGCCGATTGCAACGGCGATAATGCCACCGGTCGAAGAACCCTGGTTGTCCGTTTCGGACGATGCCGAGCTCGAGTCACTCGGAGTCTCATCCGGCACCGGATCGCACTCGGCGTCGCGTTTAGCCGGGGTCCCGTCCTTGGTCAGCAAGATCTCCTGCACGTCGTTGTACACGCGGCGCTCGACCTTGACTAGCTCGTAGTCAGAGTCGAGGACCGGGAACAGGTACACCGGCGAGGTGGTCAGCTTCGCCGCGATGTCGTTGGAGCACTTCAGCGGCTCGAGATCCATCTGCAGGTGTCCGTAGTGCTTGCCACCGTCCTTGAGCTGGCGGACGCCGTTCTCGTCGTCGACCCACATCTCCGGTTCGTTCGCCTGGGCCATCCACTCGCGGTAGGTGTTGAAGTTGATTGGGGAGTAGGTGCCGTCCTCGTTCTTCACCCGGTAGTCGCCACGCAGGCCGTCGGCTGCAACGCCGACGTCGAAGTTATGGAAGCCTACGCCGTCACCGTTGTCGTCGATGAAAGAACGCTCGAACATCTCGTCGTGGCCCGAGATCACGGTAGCTACGCCGTACTTTTCAAACAGCGGGGTGTACACGCGCATCGGCGTGCCCGGCTGTGCATCCGGGTTGGCGGATGCCGTAGCGGTGCCGTGCACTCCGGAGGAGTATGGGGTGTGGTGGAACTGGACGATGATGAACTGCCCCTTTGCGCGGGCATCAGCTAGCTGCTTTTCCACCCACTTCCATTGCTCCGAGCCCTCGCCGAAGTCGGGCTGGCTGGTGGCCCCAGCTTTGTGCATCCCGTCCAACGTGAACGACGTGTTTGTGTCCGTGCCCCAATCGCCCTTGGTATCGAAGAACTCATTATCAGTGCCCGGGATCGCCTTTTCCTTCTCTACGGCTGCGTTCTCGTCAGGCAGGCCATTGGTGGAATCCAGGGTGAGGACGGTCACCGGACCGTGGTCCACCCGGTAGTACGAATCCTGATGGTCTGGGTTGTCGGATCCGAAGGTGTCGAAGTAGGTCATGTACGCATTGCGACCCTTCGCGGCACCCCATGCGACGCCGTCTTCGTCCTGGTAGGAACCGTTGGATGCGCCGAACGTCTCCCAGTTGCCCAGGGCTGTCAGCATTGGGGTGGAGCCCGCGATATCGCCGTGCTCGCCGGCGACATAGCCGAAGTATTCGTCCCAGCCCGGTTGGTAGCCGCCGCCCTGGCCGAGGTCACCCGCCACAAGGAGCAGGTCCGGGTTTTGCTTCGTAATCTCCCGGATGTTGTGCTTCATCGCTTCGTCCTGGGTGAGCGGGTAACGCGGCTCGAGGACCTCCTGGCGCTTGTTGCTGCCGAACTTCTCAAACCACTTCGAGCCTTCGCTCGGGCGGTCCAGGGAGCCCTCGGCGAACGTGCGGTTGCGCTCCCACTCGCGTGCGCCGTTCTTTTTGGGGCGGCCCGCAGGTTCGGTCTCGGTGTCCGAGAACGCCACGATGCGGATGTTGCCCCAGTCGTCGGCGGTGGGGGCGGTGGTGAAGGAATTCGTTTTCGCTTCACCGTCGAGTGTCGCGGTGTACTTGTACGTCGTTGCGGGCTTCAGGCCAGAGAACGTCACCGAGTACTTGTAGTTGTTGTTGGACTTCAGCCAGGACCCCTGCTCCAGGCCATCGATCTCTTGGGCGCGCTCGCCCTCGGTGTAACGCAGGTTATCTTGCAGCTTGCCTTTGACGGTCTCTTTTGCAAGCTCCTTGCCGGATTCCTCGAGAGTCACTGTCGCGTCGGTGCCCAGTTCGCCGAAGAAGTTCAGAGTCATCTGATTGGCCGCCGGCATTTGCAGATAGGGCAGCACGCGGAACCCCGGCTGCGGTTCCTTCGGGTGTTCATTGATGTCCAGGTAGGTGAAGTTCGGGGCCTCTGCGGCGGTAGCGCCGGGTGTAGCAACCGGAGCGAGAAGCGCCGCGGCCGCGATGACGGTGGCAGGAATGCGGTGGCGGAACATGAAAGGATCCTTTCCTTAACAATGGCTGGGAAACTTCATTGAATCTCAGGGACGTGAACTGCAGGTGATTTCCATGGGAAAAGTAGGTGAACCACGGCCACCTAGATGGTTGCGGAGGGTGGCAGGTAGCTTTGATTCCGTGAGCGATACACCCGAGAACACGAAGCGACTGTTGCTTATCGACGGCCACTCGATGGCCTTCCGCGCCTTTTACGCGCTGCCCGCGGAGAACTTCTCCACCTCAGGTGGCCAGCACACGAATGCGGTCTACGGGTTTCTATCCATGTTCGCCAATATCTTGGCGGACGAGAAGCCGACGCACGCCGCCGTCGCCTTCGATGTGGGCCGTAAGACGTTCCGCACGGAGCGTTTCCCGGAGTACAAGGCGCAGCGCGAGGCCGCGCCGCCGGAGTTCAAGGGCCAGGTGCCGATCATCGAAGACGTGCTGGGCGACCTCGGCATCACCACCTTGAGCAAGGAGAACTTCGAGGCGGACGACATCGTCGCCACGCTGGTGACCCAGGCGCGTGCCGAGGGCGACTTCGAGATCGTGCTGGTCAGCGGCGACCGTGACTACATCCAGCTTGTGGACGGCATCACCACGCTGATGTATCCCACCCGCGGCGTGTCCACCATGACCCGTTTCACCCCGGAGGAGGTGGAGCACAAGTACGGCCTGACGCCTGCGCAGTACCCGGACTTCGCGGCGCTGCGCGGGGATCCGTCGGACAACCTGCCCAGCGTGCCGAAAGTGGGGGAGAAGACCGCCACCAAGTGGATCACGCAGTACGGCAGCCTCGAAGGGCTCATCGAAAACGCCGACGAGCTCAAGGGCGTCGCCGCCAACAACTTCCGTGAGCGCATCGACCAGGTGCGCCTCAACCGCGAGCTCACGCAGATGGTCACCGACGTCGAGCTGCCCGTCGCCCCGAACGATCTGGAGCTCAAGCCGGCGGACGTCACCCAAGTCGCCTCCCGCTTCGACGACCTCGAATTCGGCGTTAATCTCCGCGAGCGCGTCCTCGCCGCCGTTCCTACCGACGGCACCGCGCCCGAGACAGAGACCGTCGAACTTGAAGACGTCACTATCGACGACGAACCGCTGGACACCTGGCTCAGTAGCCGTCAGGACGACGGTCTTGCCGTCTACGTCTCTGGCAATGCCACGCCCGGACAGGGCGATGTGGTGGCGCTGGCGATCGTCGATAAGCAAAGGCACGGTGTGTCCAAGCTCGCCGCAGACTTGAGTGCCGCGGAGGACGCCGCGGTGAAGCAGTGGCTCGAGTCGGACGCGCCGAAGTACATGCACGAGGCGAAGGCCGCCTACCACATGCTGCGCGGCCGCGGCATCGAGCTCGCCGGCATCGCGCACGACACCGCGATTGCCGCGTATCTGCTGCGCCCGGGCCAGCGCACGTATGCATTGGAGGATATTTACCAGCGCCACCTGCAACGCCAGCTCAACGTCGGCTCGGACCAGATGAGCCTGCTCGGCGATACTGCGGACGTGGATGCGGCCGCTGCGATCCTGGAGCTGTCAGCGGAGCTGACGAAGGAGCTGCGCGAGATCGACTCCTACGAGCTCTACGCGGACCTGGAGCTGCCGCTGGTCACCGTGCTTGCGGAAATGGAGCACACCGGCATCGCCGTGGATCTGGACGTGCTGGAAAACCAGCGCAAGGAGCTCACGCTGAAGGTGGAGCAGATTGAACAGGAGGCGCGCCAGCTTGTGGACGAGCCTTCGCTAAACCTGTCTTCGCCGAAGCAGTTGTCCGCAGTGCTCTTTGACAAACTCGAGCTGCCGAAGACGAAGAAAACCAAGACTGGGTACTCGACGGCCGCGGGCGAAATCGAGGCGTTGGCGGAGAAGAACCCGCACCCGTTTTTGGACCACCTGCTGGCGCACCGCGAGCACCAGAAACTCAAGTCCACCATCGAGGGCCTGATTAAAACGGTGCAGCCGGACGAGCGCATCCACACCACGTTCAACCAGACCGTGGCATCCACAGGCCGCTTAAGCTCCGCGGAGCCGAACTTGCAGAACATCCCGGTGCGCACCGAAGCCGGCCGCGTCATCCGCTCCGCGTTCGTGGTGGGCGAGGGCTACGAGTGCCTGCTCACGGCGGACTACTCGCAGATTGAGATGCGCGTGATGGCGCACTTAAGCCAGGACGAGGGGCTGATTGAGGCCTACCGCGCGGGCGAGGACCTGCACAACTTTGTGGGCTCGCGCGTGTTCGACGTGCCCATCGACCAGGTCACCCCGGAGCTGCGCCGCCGCGTCAAAGCGATGTCCTACGGGCTGGTCTACGGACTGTCGGCGTACGGGTTGTCCAACCAGTTGTCTATCTCCGCCGGCGAAGCAAAAGACATTATGGCCAGCTACTTCGAACGCTTCGGCGGCGTGAAGCGCTACCTGGATGAGGTGGTGGAGCAGGCGCGTCGCGACGGCTTCACGTCCACCGTGTTCGGCCGCCGCCGCTACCTGCCGGAGCTGAACAGCGACAACCGGGTCGCGCGCGAGAACGCAGAGCGCGCCGCCTTGAACGCGCCGATCCAGGGCACGGCCGCGGACATCATCAAGGTGGCCATGCTGCGTGTGGCCGCGGCGTTGGAAGGCAAGAAGTCCCGCGTGTTGCTCCAGGTTCACGACGAGCTTGTTGTCGAGATCGCCCCGGGCGAGCTGGACGAGGTCCGCGAGATCCTCGAGCGGGAGATGGACGGCGCCATCGAGCTGCTCGTCCCGTTGGAGGTCTCCGCTGGTACGGGCGGCAACTGGGACGCGGCCGCGCACTAGGCATTCCGAGGGAGCAACACGAAGGCGGGTAGGAACGCATCGGTTCCTACCCGCCACGCGCACGGCACCCCTCCCACCGCCGTGATCCCCCGTGGAGCCTCCCCCAGCAGCTCCGAGTGTGTATTCAATTGTGGACCTCCCCTTGGGGGAAGGGGCCGCCGGGAGTGGCCGAGACCGGGCTGGGGCTTAGATTTCACCCCTGGCCAGGTCGTCCCCCGAAAGCCAAGCGCGACCTTACCGGCAGGTAAGGAAACGCTCAACGGTTCCACAGGATCTACTCAGTATCGAACGTCCGGTGAACTTGAGCACCTGAATAGTTGGACGGCTGGCCAGCATAAAATAGCGCTCAGTTACGTGGAGTTCACTTCCGCGTAACTGAGCGTTTCGCCCCCGGTTTGTACCCCCGTGGCGCTAAAGCAGGTCGTTGAGTGACCGTCGCCCGTTGTCGTCTTCGGACGACTCGATCTCCTCCTCGAGTGCTTCCTTGAACTCGTCCTCTTCCAGGTTCGATTCGCTGGCGAGATCGTCGACTTCCTTACCGTCCCCGGCCTCGACCGCATCGGCGCGGCGCTCGCCTTCGTCCTTCAACTCACTGCGGTGGCGCAGATAGGTCACCGTCATCACTGCCATCACGAACAAGCCAAGGTAGCCCAGGATCGGATACAAGCTGCTCACCAGCGGCTGGAAGCCGGCGAAGGAAAGGCCGAAGCCGACGATGCAGGCAATGGCGTACACGGGGTAGAAGCGCTCCGGCTTCTTGCGGGTGAGGCGCTTTGCCAACGCGTAGAACATGCCCAGGCAGGTGTTGAAGACCATGAGGAAGATCACCCAGGTCATGATGAAGCCGAGCACCGGATCCACGTTGTCGATCACGGCGAGCAGCGGCATGTCGTTGCCATTGACGGACTCCACTTGGATCAGCAGCGATGCCACCAGGAGGGCCAACATCACCGCGTAAATCACGCCGCCGAGGATGCCGCCGAGACGGGTGCTTTTCGTGTCGAACTCGTCGCCTGCCATCACCAGCGCCATGGATACGCCGCACAGCGCGTTAAGGCCTGTGTGGTTGAGCGCTCCCAGCCACCAGTATGGGGTGCCGTCTGCGCGGGAGACCTCCTGCTGGGCGTAGCTGCCCACCTCACTCCAGCTCACGTCCACCTGGGTGAAGGAGTAGATGCTGCCAATCAGCACGAACACCACAAGTAGTGGGGTGGCCCAGCCGATCACCGAGGAGACCTTGTCCACGTCGAACCGGCCGACAATCAGCATGAGCGCAAGCATTGCCACAGCACCCACCCAGATAGGCCACCCAAACGACTGCCTCAGGTTCGACCCGGCGCCGGCGAACATGACAAACCCGACGGAGAACATGCACGCCACCGCGGACCAGTCCATGATGAAGGCTGCGGGCTTAGAGGTGACGTTGTAGAAGACCTCGTTGTGCTCACGCGCCAGGAAATATGAGCCGAAGGTCATGAACGCTGTCGCAGCGAACAGCATGGTGACACTAGCTAAAATCACGCCGTAGAACCCGTTGGTGCCGTAGGCGACGAAGTACTGTAGCGCCTCCATGCCGGAGGCGAAGCCAGCACCGACAACGATGCCGACAAATGATGCAGCGACTGCGAGGCTGCGTTTCCACATAAAAACTGCTCCAATTGCGTTACTTATGGCAAGTATTGGTGTCTGTTAATGCTAGCGGTCGGGGCAAACCGGAGGGGCGTCGGAAAGCACCTGCGAATTATTTGCTCTAGCTGGGCAAAGTGTCTACACTCGTGCGGGCGTGTCTACGCGTGAGCGCGGTGCCCACCGTAATAGGAGGGTGAGGTGGCCGTTGCGGCGCGAGATCGGCGCACGCGAGCTTACGGCTTCTAGCTGCGGGTTTACGTGGTCGAGAGAGGCGCTCCTGTCCAATCACGATCTCCTATTTTTTTCGGAGCACATAGAACTTATGCGCACTTCCAACGCACCCCAGGTAGCCATCAACGACATCGGTGGCCCTGAGGAATTCCTCGCCGCAGTCGACGAGACCATCAAGTACTTCAACGATGGCGACATCGTCACCGGCACCGTGGTCAAGGTCGACCACGACGAGGTCCTGCTCGACATCGGCTACAAGACCGAGGGCATCATCCTCACCCGCGAGCTTTCCATCAAGCACGACGTCGACCCGGAAGACGTGGTCGAGGTCGGCGATGAGATCGACGCACTTGTCCTGACCAAGGAGGACAAGGAAGGCCGCCTGATGCTGTCCAAGAAGCGCGCTCAGTACGAGCGCGCTTGGGGCACCATCGAGGAGCTGCAGGCCAACGACCAGCCGGTTACCGGTACCGTCATCGAGGTTGTCAAGGGCGGCCTCATCCTCGACATCGGCCTGCGCGGCTTCCTGCCGGCATCGCTGGTGGAGATGCGTCGCGTCCGCGACCTGGATCCGTACATCGGCCAGGAGCTCGAGGCGAAGATCATCGAGCTGGACAAGCACCGCAACAACGTGGTCCTGTCCCGCCGTGCCTACCTGGAGGAGACCCAGTCCGCGGTCCGCTCCGACTTCCTGCACCAGCTGCAGAAGGGCCAGGTCCGCAAGGGCGTCGTGTCCTCCATCGTCAACTTCGGTGCGTTCGTCGATCTCGGCGGCGTCGACGGCCTGGTGCACGTCTCCGAGCTGTCCTGGAAGCACATCGACCACCCGTCCGAGGTTGTCGCAGTGGGCGACGAGGTCACCGTCGAGGTGCTCGACGTCGATCTCGACCGCGAGCGTGTCTCCCTGTCGCTGAAGGCGACCCAGGAGGATCCGTGGCGCGTGTTCGCCCGCACCCACGCTGTGGGCCAGATCGTCCCGGGCAAGGTCACCAAGCTCGTCCCGTTCGGCGCGTTCGTCCGCGTCGAGGAGGGCATTGAGGGCCTCGTCCACATCTCCGAGCTGGCTCAGCGCCACGTGGAGGTCCCGGACCAGGTTGTCAACGTCGGCGAAGAGGTCATGGTCAAGGTCATCGACATCGACCTGGACCGTCGCCGCATCTCCCTGTCCCTCAAGCAGGCTGACGAGGACTACGTCGAAGAGTTCGATCCGTCCCGCTACGGCATGGCCGACTCCTACGACGAGCAGGGCAACTACATCTTCCCGGAGGGCTTCGACCCGGAGACCAACGAGTGGATGGAAGGCTACGACGAGGCTCGTCAGGCATGGGAGGCACGCTACGCCGAGGCAGAGCGTCGCCACCAGGCCCACACCGCTCAGATCGAGCGTCACCGCGCCGCTGCCGCCGAGGCTGCGGAGCAGGAGGGCGAGCAGGCCAACTACTCCTCCGAGTCTGCAGCTGCAGCTCCGGCAGCTGACCAGGCTGAGGAGAACATCGGCTCCCTCGCCTCCGACGAGCAGCTCGCGGCTCTGCGCGACAAGCTCGCCGGCAACTAAGCACTCGCAGGCTCGTGCTTAGGAGAAACTCTTAAGCATCTCGCTTAGCGACGAGCGCTCCGCACACCACCTCGGTGGGCGGGGCGCTTTGCTATGTTCGGCCCCATGGAGAAAGTTGGGCTGACAGGCGGTATCGGCAGCGGTAAATCCACGGTGGCGCGAATGCTTGGCGGCGCCGCCTTTGCCGTGGTTGACGCCGACCAAGTCGCGCGCGACATCATGGAACCCGGCTCACCGGTACTGGAGGAGGTCGCCGCTGCGTTCGGCGCGGACCTCATCGGCGACGACGGTGCACTGGACCGAGGGGAGCTCGCGCGGCGCGCGTTCGCCACCACGGAGGACACGCAGCGCCTCAACGCTATTACGCACCCTGCTATCCGTGCTGAGTCCGAACGTCGCTTCGCTGCCGCCGAGGAAGCGGGGGAGCAGGCCGTCATCTACGACATGCCGCTCCTCGTGGACCTCGGGCTGAATCAGGACATGGATCTCACCGTTGTCGTGGATGTGGACAAGGAGGAGAGGATCCGGAGGCTCGTCGATAAGCGAGGGCTCGACGAGGCCGACGCGAGGGCACGCATGGCGCAGCAGATCGACGATGCGACAAGGCTCGCGGCTGCAGACGTCGTGATCGACAACAACGGCCCGCTTGACACGCTCGAACCGCAGGTGGCTGCGCTTATTAAGAAAATCAAAGATTAGTGAATTGTACTGTCGAATTTAACCGTTGTGACATGTTTCATTTACCTTTCTGTCTTAACTTGCTGTGCATGGGAACGTGGAACACGGGGCCGTTCGACAACGACTCGGCCAATGATGCCGTTAACGCACTGGTTAACGGCACGTTCTGTATGGCCCAGTTCCGCTTCGAATGCGGGCTCGGATCCTTAGGCACGGACGAGGCGGAATCCGTGATCGCGCTCGCCGCCCTCATCAACGGCCACCTGCCGGAGGGGTTCGAGGACACGATCGACTACCCGTTTACCTTGGATGACAAACAGTGGATCCGCCGCCGCGCGCAAGCAGTGTTACGGCCCGGCGGATCCGCGTTGTACTCCATGTGGGAAGAGACCGGCGAGCTGCAGGAGTGGCTGGAGGCTTCCCGCAAGTACGCCGCGTAGGCTCTCGTAAAAGTTAACGAGGTGGGGGTTCACAGCCCGAAAATCGTCCTCTTGTCAACCTTTACGAATCCGGGAGCCATTGCCTATCGACGAGCAATGCCTCGACCGACGCACTTGGCGATACACTGACCGCTATGGCTTTTGCTGCTGAACATCCCGTCCTTGCGCAGTCCGAATTCCGCCCAGTGGGGAAGATTGAGCGGCGCGAAAAACCCTTCGAGGTCGTCTCCGAGTTTGAGCCCTCCGGCGACCAGCCCACGGCGATCGCGCAGCTGGACGAGCGGCTCAACCGCGGCGAGCGCGACGTCGTGCTAATGGGCGCGACCGGTACCGGTAAGTCAGCCACCGCCGCGTGGTTAATTGAGAAGCAGCAGCGACCCACGCTGGTGATGGCACCGAACAAGACGCTGGCGGCGCAGCTGGCCAACGAGCTGCGCCAGCTGCTGCCGAACAACGCGGTGGAGTACTTCGTGTCGTACTACGACTACTACCAACCAGAGGCCTACATCGCGCAGA
It includes:
- a CDS encoding metallophosphoesterase family protein, producing the protein MFRHRIPATVIAAAALLAPVATPGATAAEAPNFTYLDINEHPKEPQPGFRVLPYLQMPAANQMTLNFFGELGTDATVTLEESGKELAKETVKGKLQDNLRYTEGERAQEIDGLEQGSWLKSNNNYKYSVTFSGLKPATTYKYTATLDGEAKTNSFTTAPTADDWGNIRIVAFSDTETEPAGRPKKNGAREWERNRTFAEGSLDRPSEGSKWFEKFGSNKRQEVLEPRYPLTQDEAMKHNIREITKQNPDLLLVAGDLGQGGGYQPGWDEYFGYVAGEHGDIAGSTPMLTALGNWETFGASNGSYQDEDGVAWGAAKGRNAYMTYFDTFGSDNPDHQDSYYRVDHGPVTVLTLDSTNGLPDENAAVEKEKAIPGTDNEFFDTKGDWGTDTNTSFTLDGMHKAGATSQPDFGEGSEQWKWVEKQLADARAKGQFIIVQFHHTPYSSGVHGTATASANPDAQPGTPMRVYTPLFEKYGVATVISGHDEMFERSFIDDNGDGVGFHNFDVGVAADGLRGDYRVKNEDGTYSPINFNTYREWMAQANEPEMWVDDENGVRQLKDGGKHYGHLQMDLEPLKCSNDIAAKLTTSPVYLFPVLDSDYELVKVERRVYNDVQEILLTKDGTPAKRDAECDPVPDETPSDSSSASSETDNQGSSTGGIIAVAIGVLAALLGALGFAVLNADSLPLPPAAKSALNQVRGQLPF
- the rpsA gene encoding 30S ribosomal protein S1, whose amino-acid sequence is MRTSNAPQVAINDIGGPEEFLAAVDETIKYFNDGDIVTGTVVKVDHDEVLLDIGYKTEGIILTRELSIKHDVDPEDVVEVGDEIDALVLTKEDKEGRLMLSKKRAQYERAWGTIEELQANDQPVTGTVIEVVKGGLILDIGLRGFLPASLVEMRRVRDLDPYIGQELEAKIIELDKHRNNVVLSRRAYLEETQSAVRSDFLHQLQKGQVRKGVVSSIVNFGAFVDLGGVDGLVHVSELSWKHIDHPSEVVAVGDEVTVEVLDVDLDRERVSLSLKATQEDPWRVFARTHAVGQIVPGKVTKLVPFGAFVRVEEGIEGLVHISELAQRHVEVPDQVVNVGEEVMVKVIDIDLDRRRISLSLKQADEDYVEEFDPSRYGMADSYDEQGNYIFPEGFDPETNEWMEGYDEARQAWEARYAEAERRHQAHTAQIERHRAAAAEAAEQEGEQANYSSESAAAAPAADQAEENIGSLASDEQLAALRDKLAGN
- a CDS encoding YkvI family membrane protein — protein: MWKRSLAVAASFVGIVVGAGFASGMEALQYFVAYGTNGFYGVILASVTMLFAATAFMTFGSYFLAREHNEVFYNVTSKPAAFIMDWSAVACMFSVGFVMFAGAGSNLRQSFGWPIWVGAVAMLALMLIVGRFDVDKVSSVIGWATPLLVVFVLIGSIYSFTQVDVSWSEVGSYAQQEVSRADGTPYWWLGALNHTGLNALCGVSMALVMAGDEFDTKSTRLGGILGGVIYAVMLALLVASLLIQVESVNGNDMPLLAVIDNVDPVLGFIMTWVIFLMVFNTCLGMFYALAKRLTRKKPERFYPVYAIACIVGFGLSFAGFQPLVSSLYPILGYLGLFVMAVMTVTYLRHRSELKDEGERRADAVEAGDGKEVDDLASESNLEEDEFKEALEEEIESSEDDNGRRSLNDLL
- the polA gene encoding DNA polymerase I; translation: MAFRAFYALPAENFSTSGGQHTNAVYGFLSMFANILADEKPTHAAVAFDVGRKTFRTERFPEYKAQREAAPPEFKGQVPIIEDVLGDLGITTLSKENFEADDIVATLVTQARAEGDFEIVLVSGDRDYIQLVDGITTLMYPTRGVSTMTRFTPEEVEHKYGLTPAQYPDFAALRGDPSDNLPSVPKVGEKTATKWITQYGSLEGLIENADELKGVAANNFRERIDQVRLNRELTQMVTDVELPVAPNDLELKPADVTQVASRFDDLEFGVNLRERVLAAVPTDGTAPETETVELEDVTIDDEPLDTWLSSRQDDGLAVYVSGNATPGQGDVVALAIVDKQRHGVSKLAADLSAAEDAAVKQWLESDAPKYMHEAKAAYHMLRGRGIELAGIAHDTAIAAYLLRPGQRTYALEDIYQRHLQRQLNVGSDQMSLLGDTADVDAAAAILELSAELTKELREIDSYELYADLELPLVTVLAEMEHTGIAVDLDVLENQRKELTLKVEQIEQEARQLVDEPSLNLSSPKQLSAVLFDKLELPKTKKTKTGYSTAAGEIEALAEKNPHPFLDHLLAHREHQKLKSTIEGLIKTVQPDERIHTTFNQTVASTGRLSSAEPNLQNIPVRTEAGRVIRSAFVVGEGYECLLTADYSQIEMRVMAHLSQDEGLIEAYRAGEDLHNFVGSRVFDVPIDQVTPELRRRVKAMSYGLVYGLSAYGLSNQLSISAGEAKDIMASYFERFGGVKRYLDEVVEQARRDGFTSTVFGRRRYLPELNSDNRVARENAERAALNAPIQGTAADIIKVAMLRVAAALEGKKSRVLLQVHDELVVEIAPGELDEVREILEREMDGAIELLVPLEVSAGTGGNWDAAAH
- the coaE gene encoding dephospho-CoA kinase (Dephospho-CoA kinase (CoaE) performs the final step in coenzyme A biosynthesis.); protein product: MEKVGLTGGIGSGKSTVARMLGGAAFAVVDADQVARDIMEPGSPVLEEVAAAFGADLIGDDGALDRGELARRAFATTEDTQRLNAITHPAIRAESERRFAAAEEAGEQAVIYDMPLLVDLGLNQDMDLTVVVDVDKEERIRRLVDKRGLDEADARARMAQQIDDATRLAAADVVIDNNGPLDTLEPQVAALIKKIKD
- a CDS encoding site-specific DNA-methyltransferase; translated protein: MAGAKQLLELTWYNKEKALIPSEEGRYAYEWVDPKDPRYCETRALVVDEVVTGEQSPKDEDTQYSERADLAPTEDNLLILGESGDVLEALTRVPELREKYLGKVKCIYIDPPFNTAQTFANYEDNLEHSVWLTMMRDRLVHLRKLLSDDGSIWVHLDDVENHRMRVLMDEVFGSGNFVTEMTWEKTYSPRNDSKGIPSVTDVILVYRKSSAFIPNRLPRTADMDSRYSNPDGDHRGVWANSDATASGASTHQGMVYAIQHPINGELLYPTRGRHWAQGQEDVLEEMKHYSTQYALVDIGDEETRAQLCGIEVDEVRRGVKAIVLTGDVGRALQDGKKRYTQGNWPRFWLTQGGEGRFRYKSYLDEKPGKVPVSLLPYEDVGHTDTAAKEIRALFPGTSAFSTPKPERLLERIIHIATNPGDVVIDVFAGSGTTAAVAHKMGRRWVTCELVEDTFTRFTRPRLEKVINNEDQGGISIQKQERVDATEEGLPEGLSPEDAQKFNSALNKVLAANAELKTEAVVKALKTATKTKNQKGVVNWRGGGGFAVAHLAPQCFDYVPELGLVTLTEAATGAALANSVAANLNFSLTPDNRHFDGKRGSMFIKVVEGRLDRDKTEELLAHLDDGEGVTLAATELEPGIRQFARTTGKPCQIVHIPNDIFTYSATQEGK
- a CDS encoding DUF4259 domain-containing protein, which codes for MGTWNTGPFDNDSANDAVNALVNGTFCMAQFRFECGLGSLGTDEAESVIALAALINGHLPEGFEDTIDYPFTLDDKQWIRRRAQAVLRPGGSALYSMWEETGELQEWLEASRKYAA